The nucleotide window CCCTGCGCCCGCGCCTGCCCTCGCCCGTCCAGGAGCTCACCGACGGGCCGTTCGCGCGCCGCGGGGTACGGCTGCTGCTCAAGCGGGACGACCTGATCCACCCGGATCTGCCGGGCAACAAGTGGCGGAAGCTGGAGCCGAATCTGCGGGCCGCCGCCGCGGCCGGCGACCGCGCGCTGCTGACCTTCGGCGGGGCGTACTCCAACCATCTGCGGGCCACGGCCGCGGCCGGCCGGCTGCTCGGCTTCACCACCATCGGCGTGGTCCGCGGCGACGAGCTGGCCGGGCGGCCGCTCAATCCGTCGCTGGCCCGCTGCGCCGCCGACGGGATGCGGCTGCACTTCCTGGACCGGGCCCGCTACCGCCGCGCCGGCGACCCGGACGTCCTCGCCGCCCTGCACGACCGCTTCGGTGCGTTCCGCGTGATACCCGAGGGCGGCAGCAACGCCCTTGCCGCCCAGGGCTGTACGCAGCTGGGCCGGGAGCTGCGCGGGGTGGCGGACACGGTCGCGGTGCCCTGCGGCACCGGCGGCACCCTGGCCGGACTCGCCGCCGGACTGGGCCCGCGGCAGCGCGCCCTGGGCTTCCCCGTCCTCAAGGGCGGCCGCCCGCACTTCCTCCAGCAGGCGATCGGGGCGCTGCAGACCGCCGCGTTCGGCAGACCGCGCGGCGACTGGCGCCTGGACGACCGCTTCCACTGCGGCGGATACGCCCGCCGCACCCCGGAGCTGGACGCGTTCGCGGACGCCTTCGAGGACCGGCACGGGCTGCCGCTGGAGCGGCTCTACGTCGCCAAGCTGCTGTACGGGCTGACGACGCTGGCCGGGGAGGGCGCCTTCGCCCCCGGCAGCACGGTGGCC belongs to Streptomyces sp. NBC_01454 and includes:
- a CDS encoding 1-aminocyclopropane-1-carboxylate deaminase/D-cysteine desulfhydrase, encoding MGRVTRTVPGSQPDPHTLRPRLPSPVQELTDGPFARRGVRLLLKRDDLIHPDLPGNKWRKLEPNLRAAAAAGDRALLTFGGAYSNHLRATAAAGRLLGFTTIGVVRGDELAGRPLNPSLARCAADGMRLHFLDRARYRRAGDPDVLAALHDRFGAFRVIPEGGSNALAAQGCTQLGRELRGVADTVAVPCGTGGTLAGLAAGLGPRQRALGFPVLKGGRPHFLQQAIGALQTAAFGRPRGDWRLDDRFHCGGYARRTPELDAFADAFEDRHGLPLERLYVAKLLYGLTTLAGEGAFAPGSTVAAVITGTP